The DNA sequence GCGTCCGCGAAGGCGTTACGCTCACGATCGCGACGCAGTTGGGAACGTGGCCGTTGACGGCGGCAATCTTCAACACGTTCTCGCCTTACGCGGTGCTGGCGAACCTGGCGGTCGTACCCGCCGTCGGTGCGACGATGCTCCTCGGCTTCGTTCAACTTCTTTTAAGCCCGGTAGCGCCGCTCGCACAGGGCGTTGCCAATATCAACGCTTGGCTCTTTGCGTGGATGACCGCAAGCGTGCACGCCGTAGCGTCGCTTCCGGGTTCGTCGATTCCAGTCACTCCCGCGCCGTCGTGGGCGATCGCATGCTACGAAGCGGCGGTGGTCGGCGGCGCCTCGCTCTGGCGAATGGGCCGGCGACGCGCCGCACTATCGGCACTCGCGCTGGCGGCAATCGCCGTGATCGCGCCGCCGCGCGTGCCGGATCATCGGTTGCGCGTAACGGTCCTCGATGTCGGCCAGGCCGATTCGATCGTCATTCAAACGCCGGGCGGCCACGCGTTACTCGTGGACGGGGGCGGCCGCCTCGAACGCGGCGCGCCGCGCCCGGGAGACTCCAGCGCCGAGCGCATCGGCGAGCGCGTGGTCGTTCCGTTTCTACTCCGCAGCGGCATCCACCATCTCGACGCGCTCCTTCTATCGCATCCGCACGGCGATCACGTTGGGGGATGCGCCCCCGTGTTGCGCAAGATCCGCGTCGCCGAGATTGCCGACAGCGGACAAGTGTACGGCGGACACGCGTACCACGACTGCCTCGATACGGCTGCCGCGGAGCGCGTTCCGATCGTCTATCCGCGTGCGGGCACGGTATGGCGTACCGACGATGGCGTGACGCTGACGTTTATCGGGCCATCGTTGCCATTCATCGCCGGGAAGAATGCCATCAACGACAACTCGATCGCGTTTATGCTAGAGTACCGGCACTTCCGCATGCTGTTCACAGGCGACGCCGGCGTTGCAGCAGAGCAGCGTTTCTTAAACGAGGGTGTTAACCTTCATGCAGAGGTATTGAAAGTCGGGCATCACGGCAGCGCTTACAGCTCATCACCTACATTCATCGCGGCCGTCAACCCACGATACGCGATTGTTTCGGTCGGCCGGCACAATCTCTTCGGCCACCCGGCGCCCTCAACGATAGAGACGCTTGAGAACGCAGGCGCTCGCATCTATCGAACGGATGAAGATGCGGCTGCGACGGTTACTACAAATGGAACAACCGTGCAACTTGAAACGATGCGTGATATGTGGCTGCAGGCCTATTCCTCGTCAAGGTGAGCGACAGGGCCGACAGCTCAGTTCTCGAGCACGGCGCAGCGGTTGCGCCCAGGAAGACGATCGAGGCGCCGCATTTCTGCGGCGCCTCGCGCGCTTCGACGTGTGTGTCGACTCGATAACCCAACCCGAACATAGCACATCGCCGGGAGCGCCGCAACAGCAACGTTGTCGCGGCTGGAGCGCCCGGGAATCGAACCCGGTGCCGTTCGAGTTATCGAGTCGACGGTCGACGCCATCGAAGCGCCCCAGCTTCCATCTCATCCCTTCGAACCGGCAGATTGCCTAGGGGTCGCGATGTGAGCGCGGGTTTTTAAGCGACCACGTCGGGCCGCGGATCGCGTTCCGATCGTCTATCCGCGTGCCGGCACGGTATGGCGCACCGACGATGGCGCGACGCTGACGTTCATCGGGCCGGACCTGCCATTCATCGGCGGGAAGAATGCGCCGGGCGGCGTTGCACGAGGTAGTCCGCGACGATCCATGCCGATGCGGCGATCGCGAGCGTTTCCAGGCCTTCGGACCAGTTCTCGAAACTGTGGGGAACGGCAAAGAGCGCCGGCACCCACACTAGCAAACCGAAACCCAGGAGCATTGCCGTCGTTAATCGAGCGGCAAGCAATGCGGCGATTCCCGCGAGCATAGCGATGGCGGCAAGAGCAAACGCGACGGTGGTTGTCACGGCCCAGAACATTTGCCCCGGCGGAATCCATTTCGGAACGAGACTCGACGTCGCAGCGAGATAAAAGAGCTGTTCCAACGCGAACGAGACGACGCAAACGCCGAACGCATAGTAGGCGATCCGCGCCAAGCGTGTCGTTCGGGCCGAAGCGATCGGCCCGGAACACGCATAGAGAATCGCGGCCCCCGAGGCTAAGGAGAATTGTTCGAAGAAATTTCCGAAGCCGTTGTAGACGAGCGGATGCGCGACGATGGACGGTAGCGCCAGCAGAGCGAAGATCACATAGATCGCGCCCAAGGCGAGGGCACCGGCCCGGGCCGTTCTCGGCCATTGCACGGCTACGCCTCCAGCGATTTCGACGATCGCCAAAATGCCGGTGAGCGCCTGGTGGTGAGGACCGTTCCCAAGCGCCTTGATCTGCTGCAAATTGTTGATGTCGTGCCACGCCAAGGCACAGATGCCGAAACCAATTGAAGCCAAGCCGTAAACGTGGCGCCCTAGCGCATAGTTCAAATGGAACCACCTCATCCGAAATGCAGTCACAGGGATAAGCGGCCGCGGCGACGGCATGTGACACATTCGCCGGTAAGGAGCGATCTATGTTGAGTACTCGTACGCTCGGGACGCCGGGCCTCACCGTTTCCGCACTTGGCCTGGGGTGCATGGGGATGAGTCAGTCCTACGGCAGCCCGGAGGAGCGCGACGAACGGGAGTCCATTGCGACGGTCCATCGTGCGATCGATCTTGGCGTGACGTTTTTCGATACCGCCGAGGCGTACGGGCCGTACACCAACGAGGAACTGCTTGGTCGAGCGCTGCGCGGCCGGCGCGACGACGTCGTCATCGCAACGAAATTCGGCTTTCGTTTTGGCGAAGGCGGCATCGTGGGGCTGGATAGCCGGCCCGAACACGTGCGGGAAGCCGTCCTTGGATCGCTGCGGCGGCTCGCGACCGATCGCATCGACTTGCTGTATCAGCACCGCGTCGATCCCGCCGTTCCGATCGAGGAAACGGTCGGCGCGATGGCCGAGCTCGTGCGCGAAGGCAAGGTTCGTTTCCTCGGCTTATCGGAAGCCGGCGAGCAAACGATCCGGCGCGCGCACGCCGCGCACCCCATCGCGGCGCTGCAAAGCGAGTATTCGCTATGGGAGCGCAACCTCGAGCCGCACATCATTCCACTCTTGCGCGAACTCGGCATCGGCCTCGTGCCGTTTTCACCGCTCGGGCGCGGTTTTCTCACCGGCGCAGTAAAGCGCGCGGAGGAGTATCCCGAGGGAGATTTTCGCCGCAACGATCCCCGCTACCAAGGTGCGAATTTCGACGCGAACGTGAGTGCGGCCAACGCCGTGCGCGAGATTGCGTCGCGGAAGAATGCGACGCCGGGGCAGATCGCGCTCGCGTGGTTGCTGAACAAGGGTCCGGATATCGTGCCGATTCCCGGTACGA is a window from the Candidatus Baltobacteraceae bacterium genome containing:
- a CDS encoding ComEC/Rec2 family competence protein — its product is VREGVTLTIATQLGTWPLTAAIFNTFSPYAVLANLAVVPAVGATMLLGFVQLLLSPVAPLAQGVANINAWLFAWMTASVHAVASLPGSSIPVTPAPSWAIACYEAAVVGGASLWRMGRRRAALSALALAAIAVIAPPRVPDHRLRVTVLDVGQADSIVIQTPGGHALLVDGGGRLERGAPRPGDSSAERIGERVVVPFLLRSGIHHLDALLLSHPHGDHVGGCAPVLRKIRVAEIADSGQVYGGHAYHDCLDTAAAERVPIVYPRAGTVWRTDDGVTLTFIGPSLPFIAGKNAINDNSIAFMLEYRHFRMLFTGDAGVAAEQRFLNEGVNLHAEVLKVGHHGSAYSSSPTFIAAVNPRYAIVSVGRHNLFGHPAPSTIETLENAGARIYRTDEDAAATVTTNGTTVQLETMRDMWLQAYSSSR
- a CDS encoding aldo/keto reductase; this translates as MLSTRTLGTPGLTVSALGLGCMGMSQSYGSPEERDERESIATVHRAIDLGVTFFDTAEAYGPYTNEELLGRALRGRRDDVVIATKFGFRFGEGGIVGLDSRPEHVREAVLGSLRRLATDRIDLLYQHRVDPAVPIEETVGAMAELVREGKVRFLGLSEAGEQTIRRAHAAHPIAALQSEYSLWERNLEPHIIPLLRELGIGLVPFSPLGRGFLTGAVKRAEEYPEGDFRRNDPRYQGANFDANVSAANAVREIASRKNATPGQIALAWLLNKGPDIVPIPGTKRRSYLEENVGAASVMLGAGEMAELDAALAPDKVAGPRYSDPQMKMIDR